A genome region from Bufo gargarizans isolate SCDJY-AF-19 chromosome 2, ASM1485885v1, whole genome shotgun sequence includes the following:
- the NEURL3 gene encoding E3 ubiquitin-protein ligase NEURL3 isoform X1 yields MGLTCSSAAQALSFHPLAKGSNIHLGSCLHRAKRGYSFQDGIIFSSRPLLPREKVWIRILEVEERWHGALRIGFTSMNPSNIDSTSLPPFACPYLTDSPDFWGMGIPEHLCMEGEEICFWVNHKGQVLFKKRGFLKPKLLFSGLPKKTPLWIMIDVYGQTKALQLLDAKQQLYFPCCCTGDTEPQNLGSDYSGASVTKIKAFQPPSSEQFLEMSIKLDLRTKVTELKLFTEEEPLCVICQDRMADTLLLPCRHSSFCKECVLKIRGQKNTCPLCRQRIIVTQGLGESHLLANDGS; encoded by the exons ATGGGGCTAACCTGCAGCTCAGCAGCTCAAG CTCTATCTTTTCATCCCCTTGCCAAGGGCAGTAATATCCACCTAGGCAGTTGCCTTCATCGGGCTAAAAGAGGCTACAGCTTCCAAGATGGAATTATCTTCTCAAGTCGTCCTCTTCTTCCAAGAGAGAAAGTCTGGATAAGAATTCTGGAAGTTGAGGAGCGATGGCATGGAGCTCTACGAATTGGCTTTACCTCTATGAACCCCAGCAACATTGACTCTACCTCTCTACCGCCATTTGCCTGTCCTTATCTTACCGATAGTCCTGATTTCTGGGGTATGGGGATTCCAGAGCATCTGTGCATGGAGGGAGAGGAAATTTGCTTCTGGGTAAACCACAAAGGTCAAGTACTTTTTAAGAAGAGGGGATTTTTAAAGCCAAAGCTGTTGTTCTCTGGTTTACCAAAGAAGACACCACTCTGGATCATGATAGACGTCTATGGTCAAACCAAGGCTTTACAGCTTCTGG ATGCAAAGCAGCAGCTGTATTTTCCATGTTGTTGTACTGGCGATACAG AGCCTCAAAATTTGGGTTCAGATTACTCTGGAGCATCTGTGACAAAGATTAAAGCTTTTCAGCCTCCTAGTTCTGAACAATTTTTGGAAATGTCGATAAAACTGGACCTAAGAACAAAAGTGACAGAGTTAAAACTGTTTACAGAAGAGGAGCCTCTCTGTGTGATTTGTCAGGACAGAATGGCGGACACTTTGCTTCTACCTTGCAGACACAGCTCCTTCTGCAAAGAATGTGTTCTAAAAATCAGAGGACAGAAAAATACCTGCCCATTGTGCCGTCAAAGAATCATTGTAACCCAAGGACTCGGAGAAAGTCATCTGCTTGCCAACGATGGTAGCTGA
- the NEURL3 gene encoding E3 ubiquitin-protein ligase NEURL3 isoform X2 — protein sequence MGLTCSSAAQALSFHPLAKGSNIHLGSCLHRAKRGYSFQDGIIFSSRPLLPREKVWIRILEVEERWHGALRIGFTSMNPSNIDSTSLPPFACPYLTDSPDFWGMGIPEHLCMEGEEICFWVNHKGQVLFKKRGFLKPKLLFSGLPKKTPLWIMIDVYGQTKALQLLEPQNLGSDYSGASVTKIKAFQPPSSEQFLEMSIKLDLRTKVTELKLFTEEEPLCVICQDRMADTLLLPCRHSSFCKECVLKIRGQKNTCPLCRQRIIVTQGLGESHLLANDGS from the exons ATGGGGCTAACCTGCAGCTCAGCAGCTCAAG CTCTATCTTTTCATCCCCTTGCCAAGGGCAGTAATATCCACCTAGGCAGTTGCCTTCATCGGGCTAAAAGAGGCTACAGCTTCCAAGATGGAATTATCTTCTCAAGTCGTCCTCTTCTTCCAAGAGAGAAAGTCTGGATAAGAATTCTGGAAGTTGAGGAGCGATGGCATGGAGCTCTACGAATTGGCTTTACCTCTATGAACCCCAGCAACATTGACTCTACCTCTCTACCGCCATTTGCCTGTCCTTATCTTACCGATAGTCCTGATTTCTGGGGTATGGGGATTCCAGAGCATCTGTGCATGGAGGGAGAGGAAATTTGCTTCTGGGTAAACCACAAAGGTCAAGTACTTTTTAAGAAGAGGGGATTTTTAAAGCCAAAGCTGTTGTTCTCTGGTTTACCAAAGAAGACACCACTCTGGATCATGATAGACGTCTATGGTCAAACCAAGGCTTTACAGCTTCTGG AGCCTCAAAATTTGGGTTCAGATTACTCTGGAGCATCTGTGACAAAGATTAAAGCTTTTCAGCCTCCTAGTTCTGAACAATTTTTGGAAATGTCGATAAAACTGGACCTAAGAACAAAAGTGACAGAGTTAAAACTGTTTACAGAAGAGGAGCCTCTCTGTGTGATTTGTCAGGACAGAATGGCGGACACTTTGCTTCTACCTTGCAGACACAGCTCCTTCTGCAAAGAATGTGTTCTAAAAATCAGAGGACAGAAAAATACCTGCCCATTGTGCCGTCAAAGAATCATTGTAACCCAAGGACTCGGAGAAAGTCATCTGCTTGCCAACGATGGTAGCTGA